One uncultured Carboxylicivirga sp. genomic window, TTAGTAGAAATTCAAAATTTATTGAAATTAAGGAAACTAATCTAAATCATTTGCGTACCACTGCCCATTAAGAAGTTGAATTTGAAAGGATGTATTGTTATGAAAAAGATTTTATTCTTTTTTAGCTTAATGCTATTACCACTGGCAGCTAATTCGCAGGTTGCAAAGTTTAAATCAGTGTTTACACTAAACTTTATCCGCCATATTGGTTGGCCAGAGGCAACAAAAGAAGGTGATTTCGTGATTGGTGTCATCAAAGACAAAGAAATCGTAAGCTGGTTAGAAAAATTATCAGAAGGGAAAAAATTTGGATTCCAGAATGTGGTAATTAAAGAGTTTAAATCGGTTGAAGAAGTTCAGAACTGTCAGGTACTGTTTGTTTCTTCATCGATTAACTTTAATAAACATTCTTCTG contains:
- a CDS encoding YfiR family protein: MKKILFFFSLMLLPLAANSQVAKFKSVFTLNFIRHIGWPEATKEGDFVIGVIKDKEIVSWLEKLSEGKKFGFQNVVIKEFKSVEEVQNCQVLFVSSSINFNKHSSEIITKVGGKNTLIVCESEGATTNGAMFNFVVRDEKLKFEIHKANAAKFGLQISSKLEGMAAAISL